A genomic window from Sandaracinaceae bacterium includes:
- a CDS encoding Na/Pi symporter, translated as MDAPSVELNGALIATVVGGVGLFLLGMRLMTEGLKVAAGKLLRDLLARWTRDRPRALLAGVLMTALVQSSSAVTVAAIGFVNAGLLDLGRALWVVFGSNVGTTMTAWLVALTGFEVDLEAFALPMIGVGMLLGLGNRGRRRAALGEALAGFGLFFLGLGILKAAFDGLGAELDLASLKLGGPLSGLVFFGLGALLTVIMQSSSAALALTLTAAAGGLIDLQDAGAMVIGANLGTTSTAAFAAVGATSAAKRTAVGHVAFNLLAAVVALALLPWLLDAMLLLLGDQTPLPTLLALFHTVFNLLGVLLMWPLSGRLRVWLERRFVSEDEKKGEPRHLDANVLSVPALAIESLTLEMRRAGRHAGEIVGLALRAPAADRAVVERRIERFHHLMDAIGEGFSALDRAQLSDATAGTLALLIRTSRHYYTAVEQAAALLTLREADTTRAARFDGPLGEALHRVITLANPEREGFRLSDADEALGVLEERYQHDRKSLIAAATRGEASAGPSMTSYHLLAEARRAARHLVRAAEDLPLGDSKVSGDRTTR; from the coding sequence ATGGACGCGCCCTCCGTCGAGCTCAACGGCGCCCTGATCGCCACGGTCGTCGGAGGCGTCGGCCTCTTCCTCCTCGGCATGCGCCTCATGACCGAAGGGCTGAAGGTCGCGGCCGGCAAGCTCCTGCGCGATCTGCTCGCGCGCTGGACCCGGGACCGCCCGCGCGCCCTGCTCGCCGGCGTCCTGATGACCGCGCTGGTCCAGTCCTCGAGCGCCGTGACCGTGGCCGCGATCGGCTTCGTCAACGCGGGCTTGCTCGACCTCGGCCGCGCCCTGTGGGTCGTCTTCGGCAGCAACGTCGGCACGACCATGACCGCGTGGCTGGTCGCGCTCACCGGCTTCGAGGTCGACCTCGAGGCCTTCGCCCTGCCGATGATCGGCGTCGGCATGTTGCTCGGGCTCGGCAACCGCGGGAGACGGCGCGCGGCGCTGGGCGAGGCGCTCGCCGGCTTCGGGCTCTTCTTCCTCGGCCTCGGGATCCTCAAAGCCGCGTTCGACGGGCTCGGCGCGGAGCTGGACCTGGCGAGCCTGAAGCTCGGTGGGCCGCTCTCGGGGCTGGTGTTCTTCGGTCTAGGCGCCCTGCTCACCGTCATCATGCAGTCCTCGAGCGCCGCGCTCGCCCTGACCCTCACCGCGGCCGCGGGCGGGCTGATCGATCTGCAGGACGCGGGCGCGATGGTGATCGGCGCGAACCTCGGCACGACCTCCACCGCCGCCTTCGCCGCCGTCGGCGCGACGAGCGCGGCCAAGCGCACCGCCGTCGGCCACGTCGCGTTCAACCTCCTGGCCGCCGTGGTCGCGCTCGCGCTCCTCCCCTGGCTGCTCGACGCGATGCTGCTCCTGCTCGGGGATCAGACGCCGCTCCCCACCCTGCTCGCGCTCTTCCACACCGTCTTCAACCTGCTCGGCGTGCTCCTGATGTGGCCGCTCAGCGGGCGGCTCCGCGTGTGGCTCGAGCGCCGCTTCGTCAGCGAGGACGAGAAGAAAGGCGAGCCCCGCCACCTCGACGCCAACGTGCTGAGCGTGCCCGCCCTCGCCATCGAGTCCCTCACGCTCGAGATGCGGCGCGCGGGCCGACACGCGGGCGAGATCGTCGGCCTCGCGCTCCGCGCGCCCGCCGCCGACCGCGCGGTGGTAGAGCGACGCATCGAGCGCTTCCACCACCTCATGGACGCGATCGGCGAGGGCTTCTCCGCCCTCGATCGCGCGCAGCTGTCGGACGCGACGGCCGGGACCCTCGCCCTGCTCATCCGCACCTCACGCCACTACTACACCGCGGTCGAGCAGGCGGCCGCGCTGCTGACCCTGCGCGAGGCCGACACCACCCGCGCCGCCCGCTTCGACGGCCCCCTCGGCGAGGCCCTGCACCGGGTGATCACCCTCGCCAACCCCGAGCGCGAGGGCTTCCGCCTCTCGGACGCCGACGAGGCGCTCGGCGTGCTCGAGGAGCGCTACCAGCACGACCGCAAGTCCCTCATCGCCGCCGCCACCCGGGGGGAAGCCAGCGCCGGCCCATCGATGACCAGCTACCACCTCCTCGCCGAGGCCCGCCGCGCCGCGCGTCACCTCGTCCGCGCGGCCGAGGATCTCCCGCTCGGTGACAGCAAGGTCAGCGGCGACAGAACGACTCGGTGA
- a CDS encoding M50 family metallopeptidase gives MEFLNTPLSVAIAILGISFLVIVHESGHYLAARAFGMRVLKYSIGLGPALWKYKPKNSPTTYQVCALPLLAYVQIDGMNPVEPIDPDDDEAYANKGVFARIVTIFAGPLANYLAAALIAFCLHLVGGWPSRTLEAEVWYATKGSPAHMAEAVDPDADTDAKGIIAGDRIVQVGQTEVSDFDDLVEATTAAAGQRTLYVVEREGQRLEFMATPERVDDRGRLGVHIAGRPIYSYHTTDFQGALRAAWEKPLVTTLLSLAAIANLIERRSTDGVTSAVGMTKVLADSIEIGAQMYIALLFNLSVALGLFNLLPFPALDGGRLAFLGYEVITRRRANEKVEAAIHTVGIIFLLGVLVLVMGRDVINLTQ, from the coding sequence ATGGAATTCCTCAACACGCCGCTCAGCGTCGCCATCGCCATCCTCGGCATCTCCTTCCTCGTGATCGTGCACGAGTCGGGGCACTACCTCGCGGCGCGCGCCTTCGGGATGCGGGTGCTGAAGTACAGCATCGGCCTCGGCCCCGCGCTCTGGAAGTACAAGCCGAAGAACAGCCCGACCACCTACCAGGTCTGCGCGCTGCCGCTCCTCGCGTACGTGCAGATCGACGGCATGAACCCGGTCGAGCCGATCGACCCGGACGACGACGAGGCCTACGCCAACAAGGGCGTCTTCGCGCGCATCGTGACCATCTTCGCCGGCCCGCTCGCGAACTACCTCGCGGCCGCGCTCATCGCCTTCTGCCTCCACCTCGTGGGCGGCTGGCCCAGCCGCACGCTCGAGGCCGAGGTCTGGTACGCGACAAAGGGTTCCCCCGCGCACATGGCGGAGGCGGTCGACCCGGACGCAGACACGGACGCCAAGGGCATCATCGCGGGCGACCGCATCGTCCAGGTCGGTCAGACCGAGGTCAGCGACTTCGACGATCTCGTCGAGGCCACCACGGCCGCCGCCGGTCAGCGCACCCTCTATGTGGTGGAGCGCGAGGGCCAGCGCCTCGAGTTCATGGCCACGCCCGAGCGGGTCGACGACCGCGGCCGCCTCGGCGTGCACATCGCCGGCCGGCCCATCTACTCGTACCACACGACCGACTTCCAAGGCGCCTTGCGCGCCGCGTGGGAGAAGCCGCTCGTGACCACCCTGCTCTCGCTCGCGGCCATCGCGAACCTGATCGAGCGGCGCAGCACCGACGGCGTCACCAGCGCGGTGGGCATGACGAAGGTCCTGGCGGACTCGATCGAGATCGGCGCGCAGATGTACATCGCGCTCCTCTTCAACCTCTCGGTCGCGCTCGGGCTCTTCAACCTCCTGCCCTTCCCCGCCCTCGACGGCGGCCGGCTCGCGTTCCTGGGCTACGAGGTGATCACCCGGCGCCGCGCGAACGAGAAGGTCGAGGCCGCCATTCACACGGTGGGCATCATCTTCCTGCTCGGCGTGCTCGTGCTCGTGATGGGCCGCGACGTGATCAACCTGACGCAGTAG